One Bacteroidales bacterium DNA window includes the following coding sequences:
- the ruvA gene encoding Holliday junction branch migration protein RuvA: MYAFIEGKIAELNPAGAVIDCQGIGYLVNISLNTYSKMVGKESGRLYTHLVVREDAMVLYGFADVQERTVFQHLISVSGIGPNTARLILSALSPDEVADAIVNEKVKLLQSIKGIGGKSALRIIIDLKDKMQKDSPIREILGSPHNTNRQEALSALVMLGFNKAMAEKAIDQVVKADGTGITVEHLVKGALKIL, from the coding sequence ATGTACGCCTTTATTGAAGGAAAAATTGCCGAACTGAATCCTGCAGGTGCAGTTATCGACTGCCAGGGTATTGGCTATCTGGTCAATATATCATTAAATACTTACTCCAAAATGGTTGGGAAGGAGAGTGGCCGTTTGTACACCCATTTGGTAGTCCGGGAAGACGCAATGGTTCTTTATGGCTTCGCAGATGTACAGGAACGCACTGTTTTTCAGCACCTTATATCGGTTTCAGGAATAGGGCCTAATACAGCCAGGTTGATTCTTTCTGCCTTAAGCCCGGATGAAGTGGCTGATGCCATCGTCAACGAAAAAGTTAAACTTCTTCAATCCATTAAAGGGATTGGAGGAAAATCGGCCTTAAGGATTATTATTGATTTGAAAGATAAGATGCAGAAAGATTCCCCGATAAGGGAAATTTTAGGCAGTCCACACAATACCAACAGGCAGGAGGCGTTATCTGCATTGGTGATGCTTGGCTTTAATAAAGCTATGGCTGAAAAAGCTATCGACCAGGTTGTAAAAGCCGATGGAACCGGTATTACAGTCGAGCATTTGGTGAAAGGAGCCCTGAAAATCCTCTGA
- the mdh gene encoding malate dehydrogenase yields MKKITVIGAGNVGATCANVIANKDLAREVVLVDIKEGTAEGKALDIWQTSSILNFNTRVVGATNDYLKTKGSGIVVITSGLPRKPGMSRDDLIKTNALIVKEVTEKVIRYSPEAIIIIVSNPLDVMTYCAYKAALKDERKVFGMAGILDTGRYKAFIADALKISPKDIHSMLLGGHGDTMVPLPRYTSVGGIPVTELLNKEEIDKIVERTRKGGGELVNLMGTSAWYAPGAAAAQMVEAIVDDQQRIFPVCAKLNGEYGVKDVFLGVPVKLGANGIEEIIELKLTKDEKKAVEESAASVKSMMDVLDGMNIFE; encoded by the coding sequence ATGAAAAAAATCACTGTAATTGGAGCAGGTAATGTGGGTGCAACCTGTGCCAATGTTATCGCAAACAAGGACCTGGCCCGCGAAGTTGTCCTTGTGGACATCAAAGAAGGAACTGCTGAGGGTAAAGCGCTTGACATCTGGCAGACTTCCTCCATCCTGAATTTCAACACGAGGGTTGTAGGGGCAACGAATGATTATTTAAAGACCAAGGGTTCAGGAATCGTTGTGATCACATCCGGACTTCCCCGTAAACCTGGAATGAGCCGCGATGATTTGATCAAGACCAATGCCCTGATCGTTAAGGAAGTTACTGAAAAAGTGATCAGGTACTCCCCGGAAGCCATCATTATCATTGTTTCCAATCCGCTCGACGTTATGACCTACTGTGCCTATAAGGCTGCCTTAAAGGACGAGCGCAAGGTTTTTGGAATGGCCGGGATCCTGGATACAGGACGGTACAAAGCCTTCATTGCAGATGCATTGAAGATCTCCCCGAAAGATATACACTCCATGTTATTAGGAGGACACGGAGATACCATGGTTCCACTGCCCAGGTACACTTCTGTTGGAGGAATCCCGGTAACTGAACTGCTGAATAAGGAAGAAATTGACAAAATTGTAGAACGTACCCGTAAAGGAGGAGGTGAACTGGTAAACCTGATGGGAACCTCCGCATGGTATGCCCCGGGTGCTGCTGCAGCCCAGATGGTTGAAGCTATTGTTGACGACCAGCAACGCATCTTCCCGGTATGTGCAAAACTAAATGGGGAATATGGCGTAAAAGATGTATTCCTTGGCGTACCGGTAAAATTAGGAGCCAATGGTATCGAGGAAATCATCGAACTCAAACTTACAAAAGATGAAAAGAAAGCTGTGGAAGAATCCGCTGCTTCCGTAAAATCCATGATGGATGTCCTTGATGGAATGAATATTTTTGAATAA
- a CDS encoding NADP-dependent malic enzyme, which produces MNTLLRKNALSYHAEGRPGKIEVIPTKPHSTQRDLSLAYSPGVAEPCLEIQANPSDVYKYTAKGNLVAVISNGTAVLGLGDIGAEAGKPVMEGKGLLFKIYADIDVFDIEINEKNVDKIVETVKAISCTFGGINLEDIKAPECFEIEERLKAELDIPLMHDDQHGTAIITSAGLLNALIITGKKIEDIKIVVNGAGASAISCTKLYVKLGARKQNIIMLDSKGPLNHKRTDLNKYKMEFVTDRDVNTLEEALIGADMFLGLSTAGVLKPEYLLKMADHPIIFACANPVPEISYELAMATRDDLIMGTGRSDFPNQVNNVLGFPYIFRGALDVRAKGINDEMKLAAAYALAELAKLPVPEEVNIAYNVRNLKFGKDYIIPKPCDPRLIMHVAPAVAKAAMDSGIARKPIEDWNAYQEELGKRLGLVNPLIQQIKGKAKRDPKRLVFAEAENYKVLKAAEIVMEEGIAHPILLGDKNLILSMIKQFELELPGVEIIDPSAEDQAERRQLFATQYYEKRKRRGVNMQLSLDYMTHRNYFAPSMVENGLADAMISGLTTSYPQTIRPALRIIGKKKNTKVISGMYIMLTKKGPFFFADTTVNMNPSVETLMEITLQTAEAVRQFNIEPRIAILSYSNFGSVEGNIPLKVRETVANLHAQHPDLIVDGDMQANFAINTEMLKEHFPFSKLAEGGPANTLIFPYLTAGNIAYKLMQELGGAEAIGPVLMGLDKSIHVLQMGSSVNEIVNMAAIAVIDAQAHEQA; this is translated from the coding sequence ATGAATACTTTATTAAGAAAGAATGCCTTAAGTTATCATGCTGAAGGCCGACCGGGAAAAATTGAGGTGATCCCTACAAAGCCTCATTCAACACAACGTGATCTTTCATTGGCTTATAGCCCGGGCGTCGCGGAACCTTGTCTTGAAATCCAGGCTAATCCATCAGATGTTTATAAATACACAGCTAAAGGAAACCTTGTTGCTGTAATTTCAAATGGTACGGCTGTCCTGGGATTAGGTGATATTGGTGCTGAAGCCGGAAAACCTGTAATGGAAGGAAAAGGCTTACTTTTCAAGATTTACGCTGATATAGATGTATTTGATATTGAAATCAATGAGAAGAATGTTGATAAGATCGTAGAAACCGTAAAAGCCATATCCTGCACTTTTGGGGGTATTAATCTTGAAGATATTAAGGCTCCGGAATGTTTTGAAATTGAAGAGCGGCTAAAGGCAGAGTTGGATATTCCTTTGATGCATGATGATCAGCACGGTACAGCCATTATCACATCTGCCGGGCTTTTAAATGCCTTAATCATCACCGGCAAAAAGATAGAAGACATAAAAATTGTAGTAAACGGAGCAGGGGCCTCTGCAATTTCATGCACCAAGCTATATGTAAAGCTGGGAGCAAGAAAACAGAATATCATTATGCTCGACAGCAAAGGCCCATTGAACCACAAAAGGACCGACCTGAATAAATATAAAATGGAGTTTGTCACCGATCGGGATGTGAATACCCTGGAAGAAGCCCTCATCGGGGCAGATATGTTCCTCGGCCTTTCAACAGCAGGTGTACTGAAACCTGAATATCTCCTCAAGATGGCTGACCATCCCATTATTTTTGCCTGTGCAAACCCGGTTCCTGAGATTTCATATGAACTGGCAATGGCTACCCGCGATGACCTGATCATGGGAACCGGTCGTTCCGATTTCCCAAACCAGGTAAATAATGTACTGGGATTCCCCTATATTTTCAGGGGAGCCTTAGATGTAAGAGCTAAAGGGATCAACGATGAAATGAAACTGGCCGCTGCTTATGCCCTTGCCGAGTTGGCCAAGCTACCTGTACCGGAAGAGGTGAATATTGCCTACAATGTCAGGAACCTTAAATTTGGGAAAGATTATATCATACCTAAACCCTGTGATCCACGACTAATTATGCATGTGGCACCAGCTGTTGCTAAAGCAGCCATGGATTCAGGAATTGCAAGGAAACCCATCGAAGACTGGAATGCTTACCAGGAAGAACTTGGAAAACGCCTGGGACTGGTGAATCCATTGATTCAGCAGATAAAAGGTAAAGCCAAAAGAGATCCCAAGCGACTGGTATTTGCTGAAGCTGAAAACTATAAAGTATTGAAAGCGGCAGAAATTGTAATGGAAGAAGGAATTGCTCATCCAATCCTGTTGGGGGATAAAAACCTGATCCTTTCAATGATCAAGCAATTTGAACTGGAACTGCCGGGTGTGGAAATTATTGATCCTTCAGCCGAAGACCAGGCAGAAAGAAGGCAACTTTTTGCCACTCAGTATTATGAAAAAAGAAAGCGCAGAGGAGTAAATATGCAGCTTTCCCTCGATTATATGACCCACAGGAATTATTTTGCCCCTTCGATGGTGGAAAACGGACTTGCAGATGCCATGATCTCGGGTTTGACGACCAGTTATCCTCAAACCATCCGCCCTGCTTTGCGCATCATCGGTAAAAAGAAGAATACCAAGGTGATTTCCGGGATGTATATCATGCTTACTAAGAAAGGCCCTTTCTTTTTCGCAGACACTACCGTCAATATGAATCCTTCGGTTGAAACATTGATGGAGATAACCCTCCAGACTGCAGAAGCCGTTCGGCAATTCAATATTGAGCCCAGGATTGCCATACTCTCCTACTCCAATTTCGGATCAGTGGAAGGAAATATTCCTTTGAAAGTAAGGGAAACAGTCGCCAATCTGCATGCACAACACCCTGATCTTATTGTGGATGGAGATATGCAGGCCAATTTTGCGATTAATACCGAAATGCTGAAGGAACATTTCCCATTCAGTAAACTTGCAGAAGGTGGTCCTGCTAATACTTTGATCTTCCCATACCTCACTGCAGGTAACATTGCTTATAAACTGATGCAGGAACTGGGTGGCGCAGAAGCAATCGGGCCGGTATTGATGGGACTGGATAAATCTATTCATGTACTTCAGATGGGATCATCAGTAAATGAAATCGTTAATATGGCTGCAATTGCAGTAATTGATGCCCAGGCACATGAACAAGCCTGA
- a CDS encoding NAD-dependent deacylase: protein MKIVVLTGAGVSAESGIRTFRDSGGLWEEHRIEDVATFDAWLRNPALVLEFYNQRRKQLLEVEPNPAHYALAKLESKYDVEIITQNVDDLHERAGSTKVLHLHGELKKSRSTIDDDLVYPIKGWELKQGDTCEKGSQLRPHIVWFGEAVPLIEEAAEITSTADIFVVIGTSLNVYPAAGLIHYVKPSVPKYLIDPNAMNIPGIGNLSIICEKAGIGVPVWVEDLMKG from the coding sequence ATGAAAATTGTAGTTTTAACCGGTGCCGGTGTCAGTGCTGAAAGTGGTATCCGCACTTTCCGTGACAGTGGCGGATTATGGGAAGAACATCGCATAGAAGATGTGGCAACCTTTGATGCCTGGTTGCGAAATCCTGCACTTGTCCTTGAGTTTTATAATCAAAGAAGAAAACAACTCCTGGAGGTAGAACCAAACCCGGCTCACTATGCTTTGGCAAAACTCGAATCGAAATATGATGTGGAAATCATCACACAAAACGTGGACGATTTACATGAACGTGCCGGTTCAACAAAGGTCCTTCATTTGCATGGTGAGCTCAAAAAATCAAGGAGCACAATAGATGACGACCTTGTATACCCCATCAAGGGATGGGAATTGAAACAGGGTGATACCTGTGAAAAAGGCTCACAACTCAGGCCACATATCGTATGGTTTGGAGAAGCAGTGCCCCTGATAGAAGAAGCAGCTGAAATCACCTCCACTGCTGATATCTTTGTAGTGATTGGCACTTCACTTAATGTATATCCCGCGGCAGGACTGATTCACTATGTGAAACCATCAGTCCCAAAATATCTGATCGATCCGAATGCAATGAATATCCCGGGGATTGGCAACCTGTCAATTATCTGCGAAAAAGCAGGAATCGGGGTGCCTGTTTGGGTGGAAGATCTGATGAAAGGTTGA
- a CDS encoding RecX family transcriptional regulator, protein MILLSKRTSDPPDEAVAFRKAADYCAAQDHCISEVKDKLKHWNVDHTHVGKILERLLSEGFIDEQRYAKAFARGKFRNLQWGRIKIRYELHSKGIPEQMIINALEEIEEESYTQCLIELAKKKIKTQGSSEPLKVMRFLASKGFEPELIRKTMKRI, encoded by the coding sequence ATGATCCTGCTCTCCAAAAGAACTTCCGATCCCCCGGATGAAGCTGTAGCTTTCAGGAAAGCGGCTGACTATTGTGCCGCCCAGGATCATTGTATCAGTGAGGTAAAGGATAAACTTAAACATTGGAATGTTGACCATACTCACGTCGGGAAGATTCTGGAGAGGTTATTAAGTGAGGGATTTATTGATGAGCAAAGATATGCGAAGGCATTTGCCAGGGGGAAATTCAGAAATCTCCAATGGGGAAGGATAAAAATCAGGTATGAACTCCACTCCAAAGGTATACCTGAACAGATGATCATAAATGCGCTTGAAGAAATTGAAGAAGAATCCTACACTCAATGCCTGATTGAACTTGCAAAGAAAAAAATAAAAACCCAGGGAAGTTCTGAACCCCTAAAAGTGATGCGTTTTCTGGCCTCTAAAGGGTTTGAGCCCGAATTGATCAGGAAAACTATGAAGAGAATTTGA
- a CDS encoding FKBP-type peptidyl-prolyl cis-trans isomerase, whose amino-acid sequence MRQRLFFGFLLLGSLLLTGACSKEEDYSARDKQIIEDYLAAKGLTATATPEGVYYLIENPGSSDHPSVFSTVKVHYKGYLTDGTVFDETTGTSRTFGLSQTITGWQIGIPKFGKGGKGKLFIPSDYGYGASSSDKIPANSVLVFDIVLSDFY is encoded by the coding sequence ATGCGACAGAGATTATTTTTCGGTTTTTTATTATTGGGGTCACTTTTGCTGACAGGAGCATGCTCTAAAGAAGAAGATTATTCAGCCCGTGACAAACAGATCATAGAGGACTATCTTGCTGCCAAAGGACTTACTGCTACTGCCACTCCCGAAGGTGTTTACTACCTGATTGAAAATCCGGGTAGCTCCGATCATCCTTCTGTTTTTTCAACAGTAAAAGTCCATTATAAAGGCTACCTGACTGATGGAACTGTATTTGATGAAACTACAGGTACATCACGGACTTTTGGCCTTTCACAAACCATCACAGGCTGGCAGATCGGCATTCCCAAATTCGGGAAAGGGGGAAAAGGCAAGCTGTTCATCCCTTCCGATTATGGCTATGGAGCGTCTTCCAGTGATAAGATCCCGGCCAATTCTGTATTGGTTTTCGACATTGTTCTTTCTGATTTCTATTAA